From the Gossypium hirsutum isolate 1008001.06 chromosome A02, Gossypium_hirsutum_v2.1, whole genome shotgun sequence genome, the window tgtagaGGTCATATTTTTTACATGAGTTTTTACTTATTTTACCAGTTTCTACtttaaatttatactaattatttttttattttatgtctagTTATTAtagtatatatgtaataaataagaatttttctttattttattatttagtaacCGAACAAGACAATAACGATAATTGGatcagaattaaaattttaaattttataaattaaaaaaatatcaaattaaaatacaaagatTTACGTAATATTTGATAAGTtagaaattaaatattgaatttgaattatataaattatatggatatgtttagcaaaaaaaaattattcaacaaaatgggaatgaaaaataaataaagagtagTCAAATATTGAAAGTAGTCTtagactaaaataaataaataaataaataaataaataaaataaacttaacatatttttattaagtgacaaaataacttttatttatctatcattttcaatatttttattgaaaaatccTATGAGGTAGTTCTTATCTTAAACATATTTAGAAAAAGTAAATTATTGAAAAGACGAGCTTTCAATtagtcaaaaaaattttattgacTAATCAAATAAATcctatattcatatatataattaacatattatttatattttaaaagaaatttgggAATTATTCCTTTTTATAAAAGTATAAtgctcaaaaggatttgaatacTTATGCATTCTGGAAAGTCAAATACGCATACAAAGATTACAAATTAACTGATAAATATTAACCTTACTTAGTAGGTAAACATACAAATCTTTGAAGTGCCTCTTAATATTGCATCTACGGCTCTTCGACAAAGCAAAGCATTTAGTATTACTTAATAattgatttaatattattttattttttaaaattagagagagaaatttggtttttataaaTCCTAACCACTTGACATCTCAGAACCGTTACTTTCCAGTCcaatcataaaatcatttactCTGAAGTTTGGTTTTATCTATTTTCTGAAAAAAAATTGGAATTCCAATTGAGAAATATCCAAATCAACTTTTCAGAATGTCCACATCCACATCCACATCTCACGTAACCCATCaattgttttcaatttattttgggtgtttttctaTCATTATATTCTCTCCTTTAATTGATTAAGTCTTAAGCATAAAAATTAATGTTCTAAGTATATTAAAACacattattttcacatttaagAATTGAAAAAAAGTTAAATGAGTAGTTTTAAACATTGTatctaaaaaaatttactataaattttCTGACTTGGACTGTTAgtacatttattttaaaattttaatttgaaggcATGCAAATGATTTTCTAATCCTAGCTGTAAAATGAAATAACTTCTACCCTAGTATTTATTCAGTGACTATCctttaaatattgtaatatatatttgggataaaaaaacatttattaattttttattaacttgaaagccattttttcttaaaattatattatttccaTAGACAAATattatgtttcaaaaattttggaactcaaatgaaaaaaggaaaaatgtttGGTAGAGACTTAAGAAAATTGATCGATTTATCCTATAATGcatatattaaaatgataatgattttCAAATTAGAAGCTAAATTACAGATTAATTAAAAATGAGTAGTTAACAACAAAGAACACAGCTAgataaagaacataaaaattaTGATGCACAGTGTGACATCCAATTGGAGTTTAGAGAATTAGGTTAAAAATGTCTGCTTCGTCACATTCCGAACATGGTCCTAGATATCCTCTAGAGGCCCTCCAAACAcgtttaaaaaaataactaaaatattgcttcgactcttcatttttcttgatataTCTAAACCACAAACAAATACCCTCTAAACTCTCCAAatcatgaaaatgaaaaattgaacaCAGTCATGTTAGAAAAATATTAGTATCAATCACGCACACATGAATCCAAGTAAATATAGTGCTGCATGCTAACTCAACAATTTCCAGTGTTTGACATCAAGGCTGCGCTCTTATACCACCATATCCATGCCTCCTAGAACAAAAATACAAGCCAAAAAAAGGGGGTGggggaggaaaaagaaaaaaaaatctggaaagaaaggggaaaagaaaaaaaaaagaaaagaaagaaagaggaagACCGAAGATGATAAAAAATGGGTGAGATTTAGACGATACCATCACAGCCCTAATTGAAATCAACCATAACAAATCATCAGCTGTCTACCAAttccaaattaaaacaaaaatggctaaaataataataataaaatcccTTGAATGTCATCACTTTATCTATgcaagtccctatacttttgtTACACTCAAATAAACCCCTACCCTTTATACCTTTCATTTGAAATAAAAATCTTTAGTTAGGTACAAATCAAAGATAAAAAGACTAATTTGGGACTTGCTTAAGAAAAGTGAAATAGTtcagaattaatttttttaaatattttagccAACAAAATTTCACTCTCAAGTAAGTCTCAACTACAAGCTAAACCCCCAAGGAAAGGCCATGTAatgtttcaattttaaaataggAAACCTGGAAATGGTTGACATTAATTTTACCAGGAGACAACCATGCAACAAAGTAGAATGTAATGATTTCAAATTTCTTCCTTGATCAAATAGAGTTTGAGGGACCAATTGGCATCAAACTACCACAGCCAGAGCAGTACTATCTAGGCCGCAAATGCAAGCAAATCGAACTTAACAAGTACTACCATATACAGAACTGAGACAAGCAGTATCATGAAAGATTACCTGTGAATAAAccacaaaattatttttatgatcaACCAATCTGGCTATGGGGCTCAAATATAGACGCTATTCATCCCCGCGGAGTCTGGTTACACGGGACCTTAAAGTAGCTTTGGAAAAGAATTTTCCTTGGAAATGacgaaaaaagggaaaaaaaaagaaaaaaaaagagaaaaaagaaagaaaaaaaaatacaagcaaAGTGAAAAGATAGAACCAAGCCCAAAACGCAGCAGTCACCTAATTTGAATCAATCAACACTAaagaaatttaaacaaaatatatatctAATAGCATTAGCTCTCTGCCACAAAGCAACTGCATACCTTCACATAGATAAAGTTAAAAATCAACCCTCCAAACTGATCACTGACAGGTCCAACAGGAACACCGTGAATAAACCTGCATGAGTTGGGATATAACAGGCTGTCTAGACCATCAAAGGCAAATAAAACAGGTCCTATGATCAAGCACATCAATCAAAGGCCAAGAGTCGTAGGACATCAATACGGCTAGAAGACAAAAACGATCGTGGAAGATAAGCATGCGTTGGAATTTAAAGAGATGTACACACGAAGAACACTTGCTAATACATACATAAACATAAATAGAGGCAGAAAGGATAGATCTAAACAAAGAAGCAAACTTTCAAGTAAACACTTCATAAATTACAGTTCATAAGCAGAGATAATGGTCCAACATACATCTAGAAGTAAAAGAGCCTTGCTACAAACATTGCATGGTTGATTGCAGAAGAAAGCAGAACACTGCTTGAAATACTTTATCCATTGTAAATGTGAGCTCAAAGACTTCAATGCCAATCTGTTCCACATGCCTGCAAAGGATAAAAGAGCACAATGGCGTACATTTATGAAGAAACAACAATTGTCTGAAAAATCCAAACACCAAAAGAAACACTAAGCAATGTCTTAAGTGACTGCTGTTCGTATAGGAGCCAAAAGCTGTCATCGATCTTAATAGCTTGTTCATATCTGAACAAGCTTGAATTGATCAAAGGCTAAAGTGGAGACTGAGTCAGACAGCTTGGAACAGCTTTAGTCTAAAAAATCCCCAGGTTCAGTAACACATTAAGCCCACGGCTCATTTCTGACGAGGAGAAATGGATTGATCTCCTGACCCTGCAAATAAAAACATTAATCACCAACCGTACAACTCTATTAGTGTTAtttcatttttggtgatttttgacaTTACCATTACTACCAAGCCACTGCTTACTACTTGATCTTTCAAGTCTGTCTGGTTCATCTGCATTCAATTTGCTATTTGGTGAGTGCCCTTCATCACTGTCAAATTTTGGTAAATATTTGCTTCTCAGCTCCTGATCATCATTCACTGAAACTTTCAAGTCATAAGCCTCCTCTTTTGAAACCAGCATTCCATCATCCCCtgtatttttcaaataattaaaaatgggagTATGCAGAGCCCATTACCGTATCCAGTCTTTCCTATTGTTTTGCCAAAATGTGAACTTTTATTGTTACGATCTAAATAATACTTACCTTCAGCTGACTTTGACCTTGAATGCCTTCTGTGCCTCGAATCATTGTCTTCAGAACTTCTTGGTGAAGACCTGCCTCCTCTAGGAGGCTGAGCTTCACCAGATGCTAAATGCTTTTTGTCATGACGTTTTGATCTTTCATCTACTTTATCAATGGATCGATGTTTTCCATCAGTAGACTTTGACCTGGAGCGCCGTCGGTGTTTTAATCTAGTTTCATCTGAATTTCTGGGGGACCTCCTGCTTCCTCTGTGATGCTTGCCATCAAAAGATCTTGACCTTGACCTCTTTCTATCCCGATGCTTGCCATCAGCAGATCTTGACCTCGACCGCCTTCTATCCCGATGCTTAGATTTCTTATCTCTGCTTCTCTCATTCCTCTCTTTGGTGTAATGCCTACCTTCAGCAGATCCTGATCGCGATCGCGAGCGCCTTCTATCACCGTGTCTCAATTCATCTTTTCTCACTTCATCAATTTTACTGCTGGAGCGAACCTTGCCTTCTACAGAAATTGATCTGGACCGCCTTCTGTGTTTTGAATTGTTTTCATCTGAACTTGCAGAAGAAGACCTGCTTCTTCTTTGAGGTCTACCTTCTGAAGATAATGACCTCGATCGCCTTCTACTGCGGTGCTTTGTTTTTCCATCTGGGGTCTCATTCTTTTTGTTATCCAAATCAACAGACATTGACCTAGAGCGCTTtctatatttcaatttcttttcatcATCATTCTTTGGGGATGACCTATTTCTTCTGTGATGCCTTGGTGATGTTGAACCAGGACGGGATGATTTCCTAAGCTTAGGTGAACTTTCTCTACTATGTTTAGGGGAGTCAGAATCTACAGGAGTTAATTTTCTAGTTCGAGGACTAATACTCCTATTTCTCCTCGAAAGAGATGAATGACGATCACGCGATCTCTCCGAATCTCGTCTGCCACTCCTGTCATTGTCATCCCTATCTCTATATGAACGTCGTTCACTTTCATATCTTGAACGATGATGAGATCGCACAGGTGATCTGGACCTACGGTCCCTTTGGAAACGGGGCAGAGGTGAATAAGAGCGAGACCTCCTCCTTCGCCTATAACTGATTGGTGATCTTGACTTTGACCTTGACTTTCGCCTATAAATGATTGGTGATCTTGACTTGGACCTTGATCTTCGCCGATAACTAATTGGTGATCTAGACTTTGATCTTGATCTTCTCCGATAACTAAGGGGTGATTTTGATTTGGATCTTGACCTTGCATGAGAAGGGGATGGTGACCTATAAACAGGAGTTATAAATTAGTATAACCCTGATTTATCATTAAGGAAATTTAAAGCCTAGGAACATACAGACAAACAAGGGAAGACTTCGATCTTTTGATTCCCAATATGTAAAATATCATCTGTAAGACAACGAAGATTTAAAAACATGAAAGAATCGGAGCAAAAAAGACATGTTCTACTCATGATAAAATACACATCATGAACAGTATTGATTGAAAAACAATGCTGCAGACAGCAGCCTATTGTATACCCATAAGCCCAAAGGACCAAGACATAGATACTCCAAACATGCTAAACAGTGACATTCCGCTTGCAAATCACTTAATCCCATGCAACTTTATAATAACAGCTCTTAGGCAAACATAGGAGAACACAAGTAACTCCATTCTTTAACAATATGGAAGCAAAGCCTCAGCAAATATTAAGCCTTAAGAAACAATACATGCTTGCAGGGAAATAAACTTGTCCTGATGAGAAGACATACCTAGACTTACTCTTGGTTTCCTTCTCTTCAGAAACAAGTCCATCAGCTTTCAGCTTCCTACTTATTTCTGCAGCTCTTGCTGCAGCTAATTCTGTTGCAGACTTCATACTTGCAGCTCGGTTAGCTGCCTGCTGAGCAGTCAATGTTTGTTGCATAAGCAAAGCCTGCTGGAATTGCAACTGTTGCATGGCAACAGCTTGCTGCATCATCAAAGGCAGAGATGAAGAAGTCAAGGATGAAATAGCAGGTTTCGGAGGAAGTGTTTTGGCCATTTCCACATTTAATGGTCGACCACCAATATCCATATTGTTCAATGCCAAAGCAGCTGTTGCTTCCTCTGGTTTTGAATATTCTATGTATGCAAAATGCTTTGAATCAGTGATTGTACACTCAACAACTGTACCACAGAAGCTAAAAAGCTGCTTCAACTGTTCCACTGTGAGAAGTGGGTTAAGATTGCTAACTTGTAGGGTTTTTTTCAATGCATCACCCTTTGCAGCTTTGTCAGGAGAGTCTGACAAGGAGCAGATAACTGTGAGGTTAGACACTTAGCTAAAAAGGAAATATATAGGACTTGGAAAGTAAATTAAAGAAATGACGCAGTTGAAAGCAAGATAGTATAAACAGTACCAGATGAATCTTTGGTTGACTGAGTTTGTGATTGCACCTGAGCAGCATGAGCTTGAAGGGCCTGAGCAGCAACAATAGCCTGAGCAGCAGCCATTGCAGCTGCAGAAGGTGCCATAGGAACCTGACTGAGAGTTCCCATGCTGGTTGTTGCTGCCAAAGCAGTCATCAGCAAATTGTGGGGAGGATGGTTCAATTTGCAATCAGTTTTAGCACAACGGCCATTGAGGTATTCTCGACAAACTTCCCCAAGAGATGCCCCCATTCCTGGTAAAATAGCACCACCTGAAGCACCAGAAACAATACCTGGGATCATACCCAACAAGCCGGGGAAAGCTCCAGAAACAGATCCTGTGTAGTTTGGCATGTTGGGCATTGTTTGATTTACTAGATTTGGATATGTGGATGCAGGCGCCACCCCTAGTACAGCTCCAGTAGAAGTACCTGCATTATAACAAATTCAACATCTGCACCATGAGCACTAAGAATGCAATCAAAAGCTATGCCCGAAAGTGAAGTCAAACATCTCAACACTAAACAATAACAGAAATTCAACAGCAAGTTAGATG encodes:
- the LOC107939141 gene encoding serine/arginine repetitive matrix protein 2, encoding MADRTSAAPKPIWMKQAEEAKLKSEAEKAAAAKAAFEATFKDVDKGRNKDVVAASSDSESEDTNDLVDKPVGSVDPAKCMAAGPGIAGGTACAASTFMVVTKDADGRKVQSGGAQIKVKVSPGVGVGGAEQEGIVKDMGDGTYTVTYVVPKRGNYMVNIECNGKPIMGSPFPVFFSAGTSTGAVLGVAPASTYPNLVNQTMPNMPNYTGSVSGAFPGLLGMIPGIVSGASGGAILPGMGASLGEVCREYLNGRCAKTDCKLNHPPHNLLMTALAATTSMGTLSQVPMAPSAAAMAAAQAIVAAQALQAHAAQVQSQTQSTKDSSDSPDKAAKGDALKKTLQVSNLNPLLTVEQLKQLFSFCGTVVECTITDSKHFAYIEYSKPEEATAALALNNMDIGGRPLNVEMAKTLPPKPAISSLTSSSLPLMMQQAVAMQQLQFQQALLMQQTLTAQQAANRAASMKSATELAAARAAEISRKLKADGLVSEEKETKSKSRSPSPSHARSRSKSKSPLSYRRRSRSKSRSPISYRRRSRSKSRSPIIYRRKSRSKSRSPISYRRRRRSRSYSPLPRFQRDRRSRSPVRSHHRSRYESERRSYRDRDDNDRSGRRDSERSRDRHSSLSRRNRSISPRTRKLTPVDSDSPKHSRESSPKLRKSSRPGSTSPRHHRRNRSSPKNDDEKKLKYRKRSRSMSVDLDNKKNETPDGKTKHRSRRRSRSLSSEGRPQRRSRSSSASSDENNSKHRRRSRSISVEGKVRSSSKIDEVRKDELRHGDRRRSRSRSGSAEGRHYTKERNERSRDKKSKHRDRRRSRSRSADGKHRDRKRSRSRSFDGKHHRGSRRSPRNSDETRLKHRRRSRSKSTDGKHRSIDKVDERSKRHDKKHLASGEAQPPRGGRSSPRSSEDNDSRHRRHSRSKSAEGDDGMLVSKEEAYDLKVSVNDDQELRSKYLPKFDSDEGHSPNSKLNADEPDRLERSSSKQWLGSNGSGDQSISPRQK